The following proteins are co-located in the Salvelinus fontinalis isolate EN_2023a chromosome 29, ASM2944872v1, whole genome shotgun sequence genome:
- the LOC129827692 gene encoding transcription factor Sox-3 codes for MVFCSTLSTPESEHFKAVRMYNMMETEIKSPLPQSNSGSAAGNKNNSATDQDRVKRPMNAFMVWSRGQRRKMAQENPKMHNSEISKRLGADWKLLTDAEKRPFIDEAKRLRAMHMKEHPDYKYRPRRKTKTLLKKDKYSLPGGLLAPGANAVNNGVSVGQRMDSYAHMNGWTNSAYSLMQDQLAYPQHHSINSPQIQQMHRYEMAGLQYPMMSSAQTYMNAASTYSMSPAYTQQTSSAMGLGSMASVCKTEPSSPPPAITSHSQRACLGDLRDMISMYLPPGGDSADHASLQTSRLHSVHPHYQTAGTGVNGTLPLTHI; via the coding sequence ATGGTATTTTGTTCAACTTTATCCACGCCTGAGAGTGAACATTTCAAAGCCGTTCGAATGTATAACATGATGGAAACCGAGATCAAGAGCCCACTCCCACAGTCCAATTCGGGCTCAGCGGCGGGCAACAAGAATAACAGTGCCACCGACCAGGACCGGGTGAAGCGGCCTATGAATGCTTTCATGGTGTGGTCCCGTGGACAGCGGAGAAAGATGGCACAAGAGAACCCTAAAATGCACAACTCTGAGATTAGCAAGCGGCTCGGTGCAGACTGGAAACTTTTGACCGACGCGGAGAAGAGACCCTTCATCGACGAGGCCAAGCGTCTGCGCGCCATGCACATGAAGGAGCATCCGGATTACAAATACCGTCCCCGCAGGAAGACCAAGACCCTGCTCAAGAAAGACAAGTATTCTTTGCCTGGAGGACTTCTGGCGCCAGGTGCCAACGCTGTCAACAACGGCGTCTCGGTGGGACAGCGGATGGACAGTTATGCTCACATGAATGGCTGGACAAACAGTGCGTACTCCCTCATGCAGGACCAGTTGGCCTACCCTCAGCATCACAGCATCAACAGCCCACAGATTCAGCAGATGCACCGGTATGAGATGGCAGGGCTCCAGTACCCCATGATGTCCTCGGCGCAGACCTACATGAACGCAGCATCCACGTACAGCATGTCCCCCGCATACACGCAGCAAACCTCCAGCGCCATGGGTTTGGGTTCCATGGCCTCCGTGTGCAAGACCGAGCCGAGCTCACCACCTCCGGCGATTACTTCTCACTCCCAGAGAGCGTGTTTGGGGGACCTGAGGGATATGATCAGCATGTACCTGCCTCCCGGTGGCGACAGCGCGGATCACGCGTCCCTGCAGACCAGTCGGTTACACAGTGTACATCCGCACTATCAGACCGCGGGGACTGGCGTGAACGGAACGCTACCCCTAACCCACATTTGA